Proteins co-encoded in one Malus sylvestris chromosome 7, drMalSylv7.2, whole genome shotgun sequence genomic window:
- the LOC126630119 gene encoding uncharacterized protein LOC126630119: protein MSAEIKFMWKAPWRAKVPGRVKICVRRVCLAALPTRVNLKIRKVLMDDGCVFCGNEPESVEHVLLHCPHAKTIWSYNRLGSQALQQGEIGVQDWLDRLASNLSRESFDLVLVLLWNIWKARNELFWNGVVTPPQEIPIKASTWLLEFKKWNMVQPKTKSDGVQKWRKPEEGWFKCSFDGVWDEHGMPLGSLLLQRQ, encoded by the coding sequence ATGTCGGCAGAGATTAAATTTATGTGGAAGGCACCGTGGCGTGCAAAAGTACCGGGGAGGGTTAAAATCTGCGTCCGGAGGGTTTGTTTAGCTGCTTTGCCGACAAGAGTCAACTTAAAGATAAGAAAAGTCCTTATGGATGATGGTTGTGTCTTCTGTGGAAATGAACCTGAATCGGTTGAACATGTTCTGTTGCATTGTCCTCATGCTAAAACTATATGGAGCTACAATCGATTGGGTTCGCAAGCTCTGCaacaaggagagattggagtaCAAGATTGGTTGGATCGTTTGGCTTCCAATTTATCACGGGAGAGCTTTGACTTAGTGCTTGTTCTGTTATGGAACATCTGGAAAGCTCGTAATGAGCTGTTTTGGAATGGTGTGGTAACGCCACCTCAGGAAATTCCAATTAAAGCAAGTACTTGGTTGCTAGAGTTTAAGAAATGGAATATGGTGCAACCTAAGACTAAGTCTGACGGTGTGCAGAAATGGAGGAAGCCGGAGGAAGGGTGGTTCAAATGCAGTTTTGACGGTGTGTGGGATGAACATGGGATGCCGTTGGGGAGTTTGTTGCTGCAGCGGCAGTAA